The DNA segment TCAATTAACAGGGTGTCCACTGCAAATGTTCGAAAAAATTCCCTGacttttccctgactttccctgacaattttttcaaaattccctGACCAACTatgtatacaacgtgtcccaaaattcaaggataagccgacgccacaggatggacatagtcatgactactttaggaaaaataaggaaaaaaatctatctcaattattttttttacttacacaataaattatgaaattcaacgaaaattgacaccccttatgatattttacattaccacgaccacaatttttcaattattcctggttttctgtttatatcggcaacttaagtagtgctgctgttcaccccaactcttaaaacccccagaatccttgcagtttttacacaaaagttaatcaaaatattttatttccttaaaattttgaatgattttactatcactccactttgactcatcgttttgtaaaaaaaaagtatgaacactactgcggcaagtttttttaaagttgacgcaactatccaagattccaaaatggtactctaagaaacctagtcgcaaaaaagatatgcgtaccatttttacaagcacttcgcttgaaaatgaaaaaaatgaaaaaacatttattcagtATCTTTTAAGTTAACATAATTGTTGCAAGTGGCTGGGGTCtccttttaagtataatacctgTGTTAGGAGGCCCCGCTCTTTCTTAAAGTTATAaagatacataattatgttaaacAAGCCACAAAAACTCACAAGTACGTATTACTAGTACTAGAACAACGCTAGATATCTTTATAGTTTTGGTTACATTCAATAGTTTTGGTTACATTCACTAGTTTTATAAACAAACagctacttatttcataataatgtatttttcaaaAGTAAGGTAAGGCTATGTGAcactgtgtgtgtgtgtgtgtgtgtgggtaTATATGTGTGCGTGATGGGTAGCCCTACGAGTAAAATCTTGGGATCGGTGCAATTAAGACCACTACTCCAAACACGGACAAATGCATgtggttcttcttcttcttggcttgtaagttagtatgggataaatcttacgactgaatttaaaaccagttctccttaatcaattgagctgaaatttggtatacttgtgtaagtacgatgacaatgcaatattatggtaccattgagctggatggagtcagaGTCAGAGAGACATTGagataggaactcttaacgaaacggcggaattgcatctagtttgggttcgttggacttgtcttttcgagcactttattgctagatgatgtccagggtcctgatgatgaagtcaagaggtggcaggagctggccataggaagtcctgaacgaaacggcggaagcttatcgagtttgggttcgttggatttgtcttcccgagcacttaggccatgagattgagaaacaactaaaaagtttaaaataaagttgtaataaaaaaaaaaaaattttaaaaacaagcttgacttcgtttgaaaattataattgacttcatcatcaggaccctggacatcatctagcactaaagtgctctaatagacaaatccaacgaacccaaactagatgcaattccgccgtttcgtttagaagttcctgtAGCCACCTCCagtttcagctcaatggtaacataatattgcattttcatcgtacttacataagtataccaaatttcagctcaatcggttgaggagaactggttttaaattcagttgcaagatttatcccatactaactaacaagcgaagtgcttgtacgcatatcttttttgcgactagacttcttagagtattataccattttggaatcttggatagttgcgtcaactttataaaaaacttgccgcagtagtgttcatacttttttttacaaaacgataagtaaaagtggagtgaaagtaaaaatcgttcaaaattttaaggaaataaaatattttgattaacttttgtgtaaaaactgcaaggattctgggggttttaagagttggggtggacagcaacactacttaagttgccgatacaaacaaaaaaaacagaagtatttgaaaaatggtggtcgtggtaatgtaaaatatcataaggggtgtcaatattcgaagaatttcgtaatttattgtgtaacttaaaaaataattgagatagattttttttcttatttttcctaaagtagtcatgactacgtccatcctgcggcgccggcttatccttgaattttgggacacgttgacttttcggatagatccagttaattctgtaacctattactgatatcgtttgaaagagctcgtgaagcactttcaagatcagtaagcagtttttcgatatcttgtgtagtttagaaataatcgaatgagatcacttatcgtttccaccctgtattaataGCACTCACAGTGAACTGCTCACTAGTCTGCACTcaataatcaaatcaataaataattataaaaaaaatataaataaacataagttaTAAGTTGCACTTTCACATCGACAATAGAAAATATATCAttttactgaaacaaaaaagtacaactattaaaacaaaaaggagtaatctagttatgacaaaaaaaatcataacataGATCACTctaatcctgaaaaaaaaaactatatgaaagtaatctaattatgaacaaaattatgtcataatttAGATCAATCCACTTCAttagataaaaaactaaaaaggagtaatataattatgactAAAAACAAAGTCATAATGTAGATCACTccaaacctgaaaaaaaaatgcttcgATAGTCAAGATCAAAGGTCTTTCTAgagcataaattaattaaatccctCATTTTACAATCACTGGGAAATTTCGGGAGACAAACAGTGTTTTGGTAGACAAAATCTCAATgtttccctgactttccaggTGACCCCTCTATTTCACTGACTTTCCCTGACTGCTATGAGCTTCCCTGacttttccctgactttccctgacttttccctgactttccctgactttccagaATGTGGACAccctgattaattttaaatacttcaTCCAAGGACTATTCAGACTTGtgctaatttatcttatttATATTTCTACTTATATTTCCAGATTATTAGGAAAGCTGTGTACAGAGCAATGAAAGGTAATCTCCAGAGAAGGCACACAATGGAACGGTTGTTTATTTACCCCGGTGAGGATGTTCCCCAAGACGTCATGCAAAACGTAACAAATCAGATCCGTCAATTGCGCGTAGTTCCCACAAGATTAGACCATATACCCGAAGAAGAGGTACAGAAATATCCCAAAGTCATGGACTACCCACAGGAttatattgttaaataaatttatatgtACTGATTGTAAAGTTGAATTAGTTAAGTTTTAGATAATAAATgtagaaagatttttttattgtttgcttTACTGAAATCTTTAAATTAAGAATGTGGTAGTGGAGgcaatattatatttaccaAAATGATTGTACTTACTAATGTATAGATAGACTGAATTGTTACAATGATGTTAAAAAATGTTTCACTTAGCAAAGATTAGTATATTCAACAGGCTTACAGTGTAGTCTTCTTATTACATACAAGTACACAATGATTTATCAGACTAGATCaaatctttttattattttttattataaacagCCAATGACATCTAGTATTTACAGCATTTCATTTTGTTGTACTTAACGCAACATAGACGCGATATCTTGGTGGATATCGTACAGAGGAGCGTCGACGAAGCGAATGGGTTCAGGCTGGATTTCAGCAGCGACAGCGGATTCCTCGACAGGCTTGACTTCAGCGTTTTCGGCGTTGTTGACGAAGTTGACTGGCGATGGGACGATTTCTTCAGCAGCAACAGATTCCTCAGCGATTAAGTTAGCGGGTACAGCTGCGATTTCTTCGGCAGCTACAGACTCGGCTTCATCGACGAAGTTCACGGGTACAGGTGCGATTTCTTCAGCAGCAACAGATTCCTCAGCGATTAAGTTAGCGGGTACAGGTGCGACTTGTTCGGCAGCAACCGATTCCGATTCATCGACGAAGTTCACGGGTACAGGCGCGATTTCTTCAGCAGCAACAGATTCCTCCTCAACGAAGTTCACGGGTACAGGGGCGATTTCTTCAGCAGCTACAGACTCGGCGTCATCAACGAAGTTCACGGGTACAGGTGCAATTTCTTCAGCAGCGACAGATTCCGCGTCATCGACGAAGGTCACGGGTACAGGTGCGATTTCTTCAGCAGCAACGGATTCCTCCTCGACGAAGT comes from the Ostrinia nubilalis chromosome 17, ilOstNubi1.1, whole genome shotgun sequence genome and includes:
- the LOC135080044 gene encoding titin-like, whose protein sequence is MKFLLAFAFVAVASAIPMPAPESVQLPAADQPEIMEAPGFLKPSIEPVFIAPEVAAEFYKSFEVNPPMEYVHELAYEEPQPVNFVDVAENAESFVPVGDVLPIVFMDSVIPPRQLRAPLSEVAEVAEEIVPVPVNFVDETESVAAEEIAPVPVNFVEEESVAAEEIAPVPVTFVDDAESVAAEEIAPVPVNFVDDAESVAAEEIAPVPVNFVEEESVAAEEIAPVPVNFVDESESVAAEQVAPVPANLIAEESVAAEEIAPVPVNFVDEAESVAAEEIAAVPANLIAEESVAAEEIVPSPVNFVNNAENAEVKPVEESAVAAEIQPEPIRFVDAPLYDIHQDIASMLR